One region of Zingiber officinale cultivar Zhangliang chromosome 7B, Zo_v1.1, whole genome shotgun sequence genomic DNA includes:
- the LOC122006856 gene encoding beta-glucosidase 6-like: MFRWRGSLSLSLVLVLGSCLVQAINGQELTRGSFPKDFVFGTASSAYQYEGAVNEDGRGKAVWDTFAHSFGKVIDFSNADVAVDQYHRYDEDIKLMKDMGLDAYRFSIAWPRIFPNGTGEVNQLGIDHYNKLINALLANGIEPYVTLYHWDLPQALADRNNGWVDRQIIQDFAIYAETCFKAFGDRVKHWITFNEPHTFAIQGYDVGLQAPGRCSIFLRLFCKGGNSATEPYIVAHHTLLSHATVSDIYRKKYKDAQNGSIGIAFDVMWFEPMSNSTEDIDATQRAQDFQFGWFMDPLFFGDYPSSMRTRVGDRLPKFSTAEAALVKGSLDFVGVNHYTTYYAKQNQTNMIGILLNDTIADSGAITLPFKNGKPIGDRSSSIWLYIVPEGLRSLMNYIKQKYGNPLVIITENGMDDSNNPFTSIEDALKDDKRIKYHNDYLSNLSASIREDGCNVKGYFAWSLLDNWEWAAGYTSRFGLYFVDYRDNLKRYPKNSVGWFKKLLKSS; encoded by the exons ATGTTCAGATGGAGAGGAAGCCTAAGCCTCTCCCTTGTTCTTGTGCTTGGGAGCTGCTTGGTGCAGGCCATTAATGGACAAGAACTCACCAGAGGGAGTTTTCCCAAAGACTTCGTCTTCGGCACTGCCTCATCAGCTTACCAG TACGAAGGAGCAGTGAATGAAGATGGAAGAGGGAAAGCAGTGTGGGACACTTTTGCTCATTCGTTCG GGAAGGTGATAGATTTTAGCAATGCTGATGTGGCAGTCGACCAATATCACCGATACGAT GAAGATATAAAACTCATGAAAGATATGGGATTGGATGCTTATAGGTTTTCCATCGCTTGGCCACGCATTTTCCCGA ATGGAACTGGTGAGGTTAATCAATTAGGGATTGATCATTACAACAAGCTAATTAATGCTTTACTAGCCAATG GTATCGAACCATATGTGACGTTGTATCATTGGGACCTTCCTCAAGCATTAGCAGATAGAAATAACGGATGGGTTGATCGCCAAATTAT ACAAGACTTTGCTATATATGCTGAGACATGCTTTAAGGCATTTGGGGACCGAGTTAAGCACTGGATTACCTTTAATGAGCCGCACACGTTCGCGATCCAAGGCTACGATGTGGGACTCCAAGCCCCTGGCCGTTGCTCGATATTCCTTCGGCTATTCTGTAAAGGAGGGAATTCAGCAACCGAGCCATATATTGTCGCCCACCATACTCTTTTATCTCATGCCACTGTATCTGATATCTACAGGAAGAAGTATAAG GATGCTCAGAATGGATCGATTGGCATAGCGTTTGACGTCATGTGGTTTGAGCCTATGTCGAATTCAACGGAAGATATTGATGCAACACAAAGAGCACAAGACTTTCAATTTGGATG GTTTATGGATCCATTGTTCTTTGGTGACTATCCAAGCTCAATGAGGACAAGAGTGGGAGACAGGTTGCCAAAGTTTTCAACAGCCGAAGCTGCTCTCGTCAAGGGGTCCTTAGATTTTGTGGGAGTAAATCATTACACCACATATTATGCAAAACAGAACCAAACTAATATGATTGGAATCTTGTTAAATGATACCATTGCAGATTCTGGCGCCATCACTCTCC CCTTCAAGAATGGAAAGCCAATTGGAGATAGG TCGTCTTCAATATGGCTTTATATTGTACCTGAAGGGTTAAGGAGCCTGATGAATTACATCAAACAGAAGTATGGAAACCCTCTGGTTATTATCACAGAGAATG GCATGGATGATTCCAACAACCCATTTACATCAATTGAAGATGCTCTCAAGGACGATAAACGAATCAAATACCACAACGATTACCTTTCGAATTTGTCTGCTTCCATAAG GGAAGATGGCTGTAATGTAAAGGGATACTTTGCCTGGTCTCTTCTTGACAATTGGGAATGGGCCGCAGGATATACTTCACGATTTGGCTTGTACTTTGTCGACTACAGAGACAATCTCAAGAGATATCCAAAGAACTCTGTGGGCTGGTTCAAGAAATTGCTAAAATCTTCCTGA
- the LOC122006858 gene encoding KRR1 small subunit processome component homolog, whose protein sequence is MEDFGGGEAFASGTKVKKHKGKHDKPKPWDEDPNIDHWKVEKFDPSWNESGMLEVSSFSTLFPQYREKYLQEAWPMVKSALKEFGVSCELNLVEGSMTVSTTRKTRDPYIIMKARDLIKLLSRSVPAPQAIKILNDEMQCDIIKIGNLIRNKERFVKRRERLLGPNLSTLKAIEILTECYILVQGSTVAAMGSFKGLKQVRRIVEDCIHNQMHPVYHIKTLLMKRELAKNPALANENWDRFLPKFKKKNVQRKVKAKEKKPYTPFPPPQPPSKIDLQLESGEYFMSVKKKSAKKWQEKKEKQAEKVAENKRKREAAFVPPKEPSQISDSNKSDNDKNDLFAMTKSLKNKAKELKMHEAHDYVRADSFIANAESSRPKKKSKPSSA, encoded by the exons ATGGAAGATTTCGGCGGAGGGGAAGCATTTGCTTCTGGGACGAAGGTAAAGAAACACAAGGGAAAACATGACAAGCCCAAGCCATGGGATGAGGACCCCAACATCGATCACTGGAAGGTTGAGAAGTTCGACCCTTCCTGGAACGAGTCTGGCATGCTCGAAGTCAGTTCGTTCTCCACGCTTTTCCCTCAGTACCGAG aGAAGTACTTGCAAGAAGCATGGCCTATGGTGAAAAGTGCATTGAAAGAATTTGGAGTCTCATGTGAACTTAATCTG GTTGAAGGATCAATGACGGTTTCAACAACTCGAAAAACTAGGGACCCCTACATTATTATGAAAGCTAGGGATTTGATTAAGCTTCTTTCACGCAGTGTCCCTGCACCTCAG GCAATCAAAATTCTGAATGATGAGATGCAATGTGATATTATTAAGATTGGAAACCTTATACGCAACAAG GAACGATTTGTAAAGCGGAGGGAACGCCTTTTAGGACCCAATCTATCTACTCTAAAG GCCATTGAAATCTTGACTGAATGCTATATATTGGTTCAG GGGAGCACAGTTGCAGCCATGGGTTCATTTAAGGGTCTAAAACAAGTTCGAAGAATAGTAGAAGACTGCATACATAACCAGATGCATCCTGTTTACCATATCAAG ACCCTTCTCATGAAACGTGAACTTGCCAAAAATCCAGCATTAGCCAATGAGAACTGGGATAGGTTCCTACCAAAATTTAAAAA GAAGAATGTTCAAAGGAAagtaaaggctaaggagaagaaaCCATATACTCCATTCCCTCCTCCTCAGCCACCAAGCAAG ATTGATCTTCAATTAGAAAGTGGTGAGTATTTCATGAGTGTCAAGAAGAAATCAGCAAAGAAGTGgcaagaaaagaaggaaaagcaGGCAGAAAAAGTAGCTGAAAACAAGCGAAAAAGAGAAGCTGCTTTTGTCCCTCCGAAG GAACCCTCTCAAATTTCTGATTCGAACAAATCTGACAATGACAAGAATGATCTGTTTGCAATGACAAAATCCTTGAAG AACAAGGCAAAGGAATTAAAAATGCATGAAGCCCATGATTATGTTAGAGCTGATTCATTCATCGCCAATGCTGAAAGTTCACGTCCCAAAAAGAAGTCCAAGCCTTCCTCAGCGTGA
- the LOC122006859 gene encoding probable DNA primase large subunit, translating into MEIVRSQREPTHSAASTTSAKLSFYRSAPALEVRLEDFELYAIDRLRVLQGISDGLSRGKKPEEMEKLVTELWRAHMRHQDPSEVMNKDIISHFVLRLVYCRTDELRKWFLSMETSLFRYRFRLESPESQRSLMSEFQLPYKAISRAEFETVKEKLNQVARSIGQPLNADTLFFKAPFEEVPELFAGRRVFLQKGFAYVAMHQVVSLVATQFRSNLSKCLVLTNRKWTSTIRDTERDRLAPIIEALSTGYLGPDYSQPKNSAEISLKDINGQASSSFPLCMRHLFDKLRETHHLKHGGRMQLGLFLKGVGLRLEDALLFWKSEFSQKVGAERFDKEYAYSIRHNYGKEGKRTDYTPYSCQKVISSTPSTGDHHGCPYRHFSEENLRAALTKMGVCGRSVDGILDKVRNKHYQIACTLTFEAIHDAPYDSGINHPNQYFDASRKILQNKMEST; encoded by the exons ATGGAGATTGTTCGATCGCAGAGGGAACCGACTCATTCTGCCGCCTCGACAACGTCGGCTAAACTCTCTTTCTACCGCTCCGCGCCGGCGCTCGAGGTCCGGCTGGAAGATTTTGAACTCTACGCCATAGATCGCCTCCGAG TCCTGCAGGGTATTTCAGATGGTTTGTCCCGAGGAAAAAAGCCGGAAGAGATGGAGAAATTG GTAACTGAACTATGGAGGGCACATATGAGGCATCAAGATCCATCAGAGGTCATGAACAAAGACATCATTTCACACTTCGTTCTCCGTCTTGTATATTGTAGAac GGATGAATTAAGGAAATGGTTTCTTTCCATGGAGACTTCTCTTTTCCGCTATCGATTCAGACTAGAAAGCCCCGAGTCACAG AGGTCACTCATGTCCGAATTTCAGCTACCCTATAAGGCTATTAGTCGTGCAGAATTTGAG ACTGTAAAGGAAAAATTGAACCAAGTTGCACGTTCTATTGGTCAACCGTTGAatg CTGATACACTCTTTTTTAAG GCACCCTTTGAAGAAGTGCCAGAATTATTTGCTGGCCGCAGGGTTTTCCTACAAAAAGGTTTTGCTTATGTTGCGATGCATCAG GTTGTGTCCCTTGTTGCCACTCAATTCCGAAGCAATCTCTCAAAGTGCCTTGTCTTAACCAACAG AAAATGGACATCAACCATTAGAGACACAGAAAGAGACAGGCTAGCCCCT ATCATCGAAGCACTAAGCACTGGGTACCTGGGGCCTGATTACTCTCAG CCTAAAAATTCTGCTGAGATATCTTTGAAGGACATCAACGGGCAAGCTAGCAGTTCTTTTCCTCTTTGCATGCGCCATTTATTTGATAAG TTAAGAGAAACTCACCATTTAAAGCATGGAGGAAGAAtgcaacttggacttttcttgaaG GGTGTAGGCTTAAGACTGGAAGATGCTCTTCTATTCTGGAAATCAGAGTTCTCTCAGAAG GTTGGTGCTGAACGTTTTGATAAAGAATATGCATATTCAATACGGCACAACTATggaaaagaaggaaaaagaaca GATTACACTCCTTATTCTTGCCAAAAAGTTATTTCTTCTACTCCTAGCACTGGTGATCACCACGGTTGTCCTTATCGGCATTTCAG TGAGGAAAATTTGAGAGCTGCTCTTACTAAAATGGGAGTTTGTGGACGTTCAGTAGATGGCATATTGGATAAAGTTCGGAACAAACATTATCAG ATAGCTTGTACATTGACATTTGAGGCTATCCACGATGCTCCCTATGACAGCGGCATCAACCACCCAAATCAGTACTTTGATGCGAGCCGAAAGATACTCCAGAATAAG ATGGAGAGCACTTAA